A section of the Pedobacter sp. HDW13 genome encodes:
- a CDS encoding DUF5007 domain-containing protein produces the protein MKVKYILGLLFLLSIYACTKIEKGFQSDGIRYKDNDIFAKRGLILFQSDRINADGSTPPYTFKMLNLRKEDGSPAPAEFSKEYEILVFKTGMNFDPETDVTREQLDKKRELVKRLPMYFNENSGQLTFNKASANLPLGRYIFDVEMTNVTGTKLFPKLATINVVDPSIDDLFVITDDVANGFNDVTGAVTPMKNPIITCTKISNSGARAILKMVDKNGKVFNPKAGEIIARGDRPIFENYAKFNPVIQTDTAMICDFEVAPFPLTKYVTPTTDWGFLMYYRIPSTFIKSIDGFPASPGFSVNPRWSWQLKLEGTYVIQVKFPDVIKK, from the coding sequence ATGAAAGTTAAATATATTTTAGGCCTACTATTCTTATTAAGCATATATGCCTGTACAAAAATTGAGAAAGGTTTCCAAAGTGATGGAATTCGTTATAAAGACAATGATATTTTTGCCAAAAGGGGATTAATCCTTTTCCAGTCTGATAGAATTAATGCTGATGGATCTACGCCTCCTTACACCTTTAAAATGTTAAACCTGAGAAAAGAGGACGGCTCTCCGGCACCGGCAGAATTTTCAAAAGAATACGAAATTTTGGTGTTTAAAACAGGAATGAATTTTGATCCGGAAACAGATGTTACGCGTGAACAACTGGATAAAAAGAGAGAGTTAGTTAAGCGGTTACCCATGTACTTTAATGAAAATAGCGGCCAGCTTACCTTTAATAAAGCTTCGGCTAATTTGCCATTGGGCAGATATATTTTTGATGTAGAGATGACCAACGTTACCGGCACAAAGCTTTTTCCAAAACTGGCTACGATCAACGTGGTAGATCCAAGCATTGACGATTTATTCGTTATCACAGATGATGTTGCTAACGGCTTTAATGATGTTACGGGTGCAGTAACGCCGATGAAAAACCCAATCATTACCTGTACCAAAATATCTAACAGTGGTGCCAGGGCCATTTTAAAGATGGTTGATAAAAATGGTAAAGTTTTTAATCCTAAAGCAGGAGAAATTATAGCAAGGGGAGATAGGCCAATTTTTGAAAACTATGCTAAATTCAACCCGGTTATTCAAACTGATACCGCTATGATCTGCGATTTTGAGGTAGCACCGTTTCCTTTAACAAAATACGTTACACCAACTACCGATTGGGGTTTCTTAATGTATTACAGAATACCGAGTACCTTTATCAAGTCAATAGATGGCTTTCCGGCATCGCCAGGTTTTTCTGTAAATCCAAGATGGTCGTGGCAATTGAAGTTAGAAGGAACTTATGTAATCCAGGTAAAATTTCCTGATGTAATCAAAAAATAA
- a CDS encoding RagB/SusD family nutrient uptake outer membrane protein, which produces MKNIITKLSILSTVIIILSTSACKKLLYEEPKDAPYEQTFWKTAKDARGAMAGNYALFRNAITNKNNRYYMYGDAIAKNYFTMQYTGDGLEGIQNGDFTFQYNLNTLANYTLYYKSIAMSNLILQKAAGMTDAQLSTEDDATEFRNNILGQAYFLRALSYFMMVRVWGDVPIVTESYEDPLNAPQLPRKPRAEVMKLVEDDCHKAINLLGWTYSNTGDAKVTANKGSAYALLAHLYLWRATMSDVSTDAPNMVDVNSADTTINTLISRGGYTLTDTANYKNTFIGRSSEGIFEINISENTLEGSASSVGAEFLNGSYINGFGNNPRFYVVPRYINDHFYTDTDIRLKKGFDFTLPEKPMCIKYSNVTYRNPGQKLNPYLSNNIIIFRLGDMQLLKAEIALYKGDAATATTIINNFRKRNDPSPVLVDNGLSVSDVMDEYIIERGREMFLEGHLFYDLLRTRRYGFIVDWLPEARFRKEGFYWPLDPALFRNNPYLKQTTYWLGKV; this is translated from the coding sequence ATGAAAAATATAATAACAAAACTCAGTATATTAAGTACTGTAATCATTATTTTAAGTACCAGTGCTTGTAAAAAGCTACTTTACGAAGAGCCTAAAGATGCGCCATACGAGCAAACTTTCTGGAAAACGGCTAAAGATGCAAGAGGTGCTATGGCTGGTAATTATGCCTTGTTCCGCAATGCCATTACCAACAAAAATAACCGCTACTACATGTATGGCGATGCCATTGCTAAAAACTACTTTACCATGCAGTATACCGGCGATGGGCTGGAGGGGATACAAAACGGCGATTTCACCTTTCAATACAACTTAAACACATTGGCTAATTACACACTTTATTATAAAAGTATAGCCATGTCTAATCTCATATTACAGAAAGCAGCAGGTATGACAGATGCGCAATTATCTACAGAAGATGATGCTACCGAATTTAGAAATAACATTTTAGGTCAGGCTTATTTTTTAAGGGCCTTAAGTTATTTTATGATGGTACGCGTTTGGGGTGATGTGCCAATTGTTACCGAATCTTATGAAGATCCGCTTAATGCACCTCAATTACCCAGAAAACCAAGAGCAGAGGTAATGAAACTGGTAGAGGATGACTGTCATAAGGCCATTAATTTGTTGGGTTGGACCTATAGCAATACTGGCGATGCGAAAGTGACGGCTAATAAAGGATCTGCTTATGCACTGTTAGCCCATTTATATTTGTGGCGGGCAACTATGTCTGATGTCTCCACAGATGCGCCAAATATGGTAGATGTAAACAGTGCCGATACAACTATTAATACCTTGATTAGTCGCGGTGGTTATACCTTAACCGATACAGCCAATTATAAAAACACATTTATAGGACGCTCTTCGGAAGGTATTTTTGAGATTAATATTAGCGAAAATACGCTTGAGGGATCGGCAAGTTCGGTAGGTGCAGAATTTTTAAACGGAAGCTACATTAATGGTTTTGGTAATAACCCCAGGTTTTATGTCGTGCCAAGGTATATCAATGATCATTTTTACACGGATACCGACATCAGGTTAAAAAAGGGTTTTGATTTTACACTGCCCGAAAAACCAATGTGTATTAAATACAGCAATGTAACTTACCGAAATCCGGGACAAAAATTAAACCCTTATTTAAGCAATAACATTATCATATTCAGATTAGGGGATATGCAGTTACTAAAAGCAGAAATTGCACTTTACAAAGGCGATGCAGCTACTGCAACTACAATTATCAATAACTTTAGAAAAAGAAATGATCCTTCCCCTGTTCTGGTAGACAATGGCTTATCGGTAAGTGATGTAATGGACGAATATATTATAGAGCGTGGAAGGGAAATGTTTTTGGAAGGACATTTATTTTATGATTTGCTGCGGACCAGAAGATATGGCTTTATTGTAGACTGGCTTCCTGAAGCAAGATTTAGAAAAGAAGGCTTTTATTGGCCTTTAGATCCTGCTTTGTTTAGGAACAATCCTTATCTGAAACAAACTACCTATTGGTTGGGTAAAGTATAA